A stretch of Cupriavidus necator DNA encodes these proteins:
- a CDS encoding flavin reductase family protein, translating into MHAATPATSVHDPRELRRVCGRYATGVAVIGACGAQGRPVGLTVNSFASLSLAPPLILWSLALHSPNAGLFVPGAPFGVSILRAGHGELARRFATPVADKFAGVAHGRCERGVPYLDEALATLACRVERADPVGDHLLIVGAVEAYEAGEGEPLVFYGGDFVRLAA; encoded by the coding sequence ATGCACGCCGCCACGCCCGCCACTTCCGTCCATGATCCCCGCGAACTGCGCCGGGTTTGCGGCCGCTATGCCACCGGCGTGGCCGTCATCGGCGCCTGCGGGGCGCAGGGCCGGCCCGTCGGCTTGACGGTGAACTCGTTTGCCTCGCTGTCGCTGGCGCCGCCGCTGATCCTGTGGAGCCTGGCGCTGCACTCGCCGAATGCGGGCCTGTTCGTGCCCGGCGCGCCTTTCGGCGTCAGCATCCTGCGCGCCGGCCATGGCGAACTGGCGCGCCGCTTCGCCACGCCGGTGGCGGACAAGTTCGCGGGCGTCGCCCACGGGCGCTGCGAGCGCGGCGTGCCCTACCTGGACGAAGCACTGGCGACCCTGGCCTGCCGCGTGGAGCGGGCCGACCCGGTAGGCGATCATCTGCTGATCGTCGGCGCCGTCGAGGCATACGAGGCAGGGGAGGGCGAACCGCTGGTATTCTATGGCGGCGATTTCGTGCGCCTCGCCGCCTGA
- the rplC gene encoding 50S ribosomal protein L3, producing MSLGLVGRKVGMTRIFTDDGEAIPVTVVEVGDNRVTQIKTDETDGYTAVQVTFGARRASRVTKPLAGHLAKAGVEAGEIIREFRIDAAKAAELQAGGSLSVDLFEVGQKIDVQGVTIGKGYAGTIKRYHFASGRATHGNSRSHNVPGSIGMAQDPGRVFPGKRMTGHLGDVTRTVQNLEIAKIDAERKLLLVKGAIPGSKNGKVIVTPAVKAKAKA from the coding sequence ATGAGCCTTGGCCTTGTAGGTCGCAAGGTTGGCATGACCCGTATTTTCACGGACGACGGTGAAGCAATTCCCGTTACCGTGGTCGAGGTCGGCGACAACCGCGTGACGCAAATCAAGACGGACGAGACCGACGGTTATACCGCGGTTCAAGTCACCTTCGGCGCACGACGCGCAAGCCGCGTTACCAAGCCGCTGGCGGGTCATCTCGCCAAAGCCGGCGTGGAAGCCGGCGAAATCATCCGCGAATTCCGTATCGATGCAGCCAAGGCTGCCGAACTGCAAGCTGGCGGTTCGCTGTCGGTCGACCTGTTCGAAGTCGGTCAGAAGATCGACGTGCAGGGCGTGACCATCGGTAAGGGCTACGCCGGTACCATCAAGCGCTATCACTTCGCCTCCGGCCGTGCCACCCACGGTAACTCGCGCTCGCACAACGTGCCGGGCTCGATCGGTATGGCGCAGGATCCGGGCCGCGTGTTCCCGGGCAAGCGCATGACCGGTCACCTGGGCGATGTCACCCGCACCGTGCAGAACCTGGAAATCGCCAAGATCGACGCAGAGCGCAAGCTGCTGCTGGTCAAGGGCGCCATCCCCGGCTCCAAGAACGGCAAGGTCATCGTTACCCCGGCCGTCAAGGCCAAAGCCAAAGCTTAA
- the rplD gene encoding 50S ribosomal protein L4: protein MELKLLQDNGQIGAGVDASPEVFGRDYNEALVHQIVVAYQANARSGNRKQKDREEVKHTTKKPWRQKGTGRARAGMSSSPLWRGGGRIFPNSPEENFTQKVNKKMFRAGMRSIYSQLAREGRINVVDGFTVDAPKTKLLADKFKAMGLDSVLIITDSLDENLYLASRNLPHVAVVEPRQADPLSLVHYKKVLVTKAAVAQIEELLK, encoded by the coding sequence ATGGAACTCAAGCTCCTCCAGGACAATGGCCAGATCGGCGCGGGCGTTGACGCTTCGCCCGAAGTGTTCGGCCGTGACTACAACGAAGCCCTCGTTCACCAGATCGTCGTCGCTTACCAGGCCAACGCTCGCAGCGGTAACCGTAAGCAGAAGGATCGTGAAGAGGTCAAGCACACGACCAAGAAGCCGTGGCGCCAGAAGGGTACGGGCCGTGCTCGTGCCGGTATGTCTTCCTCGCCGCTGTGGCGCGGGGGCGGCCGTATCTTCCCGAATTCGCCGGAAGAGAACTTCACCCAGAAGGTCAACAAGAAGATGTTCCGTGCCGGCATGCGCTCGATTTACTCGCAGCTCGCACGTGAAGGTCGTATCAACGTGGTGGACGGTTTCACTGTCGACGCGCCCAAGACCAAGCTCTTGGCCGACAAGTTCAAGGCCATGGGCCTGGACTCGGTGCTGATCATCACCGACAGCCTCGACGAAAACCTCTACCTGGCTTCGCGCAACCTGCCGCACGTGGCAGTTGTCGAGCCGCGCCAGGCTGATCCGCTGTCGCTCGTGCACTACAAGAAGGTGCTGGTGACCAAGGCAGCCGTCGCGCAGATCGAGGAGTTGCTGAAATGA
- the rplW gene encoding 50S ribosomal protein L23 has product MTQVAKNDHRLMQVLLAPVVSEKATLVADKNEQVVFEVARDANKAEVKAAVELLFKVEVQSVQILNQKGKQKRFGRFMGRRNHVKKAYVSLKPGQEINFEAEAK; this is encoded by the coding sequence ATGACGCAAGTAGCCAAGAACGATCATCGTTTGATGCAGGTGCTGCTCGCGCCGGTGGTTTCCGAAAAGGCAACCCTGGTCGCCGACAAGAATGAACAGGTCGTGTTCGAAGTGGCCCGCGATGCCAACAAGGCAGAAGTGAAGGCCGCCGTCGAACTGCTGTTCAAGGTCGAGGTGCAGTCCGTTCAGATCCTGAACCAGAAGGGCAAGCAGAAGCGTTTTGGCCGTTTCATGGGGCGTCGCAACCACGTGAAGAAGGCCTACGTTTCGCTGAAGCCGGGTCAGGAAATCAATTTTGAAGCGGAGGCCAAGTAA
- the rplB gene encoding 50S ribosomal protein L2 translates to MALVKTKPTSPGRRSMVKVVNKDLHKGAPHAPLLEKQFQKSGRNNNGHITTRHKGGGHKHHYRVVDFKRNDKDGIPARVERLEYDPNRSANIALVLFADGERRYIIATKGMVAGQPLMNGSEAPIKAGNNLPIRNIPVGTTINNVEMLPGKGSQIARAAGGSAVLLAREGLYAQVRLRSGEVRRVHIECRATIGEVGNEEHSLRVIGKAGATRWRGIRPTVRGVVMNPVDHPHGGGEGKTAAGRDPVSPWGTPAKGYRTRSNKRTDSMIVQKRHKR, encoded by the coding sequence ATGGCACTCGTCAAGACCAAGCCGACTTCCCCGGGTCGTCGCTCGATGGTGAAGGTGGTCAACAAGGACCTTCACAAGGGCGCCCCGCACGCTCCGCTGCTGGAAAAGCAATTCCAGAAGTCGGGCCGTAACAACAACGGTCATATCACCACCCGCCACAAGGGCGGTGGTCATAAGCACCACTACCGCGTGGTCGACTTCAAGCGCAACGACAAGGACGGCATCCCCGCCCGCGTCGAGCGCCTGGAATACGATCCGAACCGCAGCGCCAATATCGCGCTGGTGCTGTTCGCCGACGGCGAGCGCCGCTACATCATCGCCACCAAGGGCATGGTTGCCGGCCAACCGCTGATGAACGGCTCGGAAGCGCCGATCAAGGCCGGTAACAACTTGCCGATCCGCAACATTCCGGTCGGTACCACGATCAACAACGTGGAAATGCTGCCTGGCAAGGGTTCGCAGATCGCACGTGCCGCCGGCGGTTCCGCCGTGCTGCTGGCTCGTGAAGGCCTGTACGCCCAGGTTCGCCTGCGCTCCGGTGAAGTGCGCCGCGTGCACATCGAGTGCCGCGCCACCATCGGTGAAGTGGGCAACGAAGAGCACAGCCTGCGCGTCATCGGCAAGGCCGGTGCGACCCGCTGGCGCGGTATCCGCCCGACGGTCCGTGGTGTCGTGATGAACCCGGTCGACCACCCGCACGGTGGTGGTGAAGGCAAGACCGCTGCTGGTCGCGATCCGGTTTCGCCGTGGGGTACCCCGGCCAAGGGTTACCGTACCCGCAGCAACAAGCGCACGGACAGCATGATCGTCCAGAAGCGCCACAAGCGTTAA
- the rpsS gene encoding 30S ribosomal protein S19 produces MTRSAKKGPFCDAHLLKKVEVASSGKDKKPIKTWSRRSTILPEFIGLTIAVHNGRQHVPVYVTENMVGHKLGEFAITRTFKGHAADKKAKR; encoded by the coding sequence ATGACTCGTTCCGCTAAAAAGGGTCCGTTCTGCGACGCCCACCTGCTGAAGAAGGTGGAAGTCGCATCGAGCGGCAAGGACAAGAAGCCCATCAAGACTTGGTCGCGTCGCTCGACCATTCTGCCGGAGTTCATTGGCCTGACGATCGCCGTTCACAACGGCCGTCAACACGTGCCGGTGTACGTTACGGAAAACATGGTTGGCCACAAGCTCGGTGAATTTGCGATTACCCGCACGTTCAAGGGCCACGCGGCTGACAAGAAAGCGAAGAGGTAA
- the rplV gene encoding 50S ribosomal protein L22 — MEVKAIHRGARISAQKTRLVADQIRGLPIERALNVLTFSPKKAAGIVKKVVESAIANAEHNEGADIDELKVKSIFVDKATSLKRFTARAKGRGNRIEKQTCHITVTLGN, encoded by the coding sequence ATGGAAGTGAAAGCGATTCATCGCGGTGCCCGCATCTCCGCCCAGAAGACGCGCCTGGTCGCTGACCAGATCCGTGGTCTGCCGATCGAGCGCGCGCTCAATGTCCTGACGTTCAGCCCGAAAAAGGCTGCCGGGATCGTGAAGAAGGTGGTCGAATCGGCCATCGCCAACGCTGAGCACAACGAAGGCGCCGACATCGACGAACTGAAGGTCAAATCGATCTTCGTCGACAAGGCAACCTCGCTCAAGCGCTTCACCGCACGGGCGAAGGGCCGCGGCAACCGCATCGAGAAACAAACCTGTCACATCACTGTGACGCTCGGCAACTAA
- the rpsC gene encoding 30S ribosomal protein S3, with amino-acid sequence MGQKIHPTGFRLAVSRNWASRWYASNTKFAGMLKEDIEVRDFLKKKLKNASVGRVVIERPARNARITIYSSRPGVVIGKKGEDIELLKAELQRRMGVPVHVNIEEIRKPETDAQLIADSITQQLERRIMFRRAMKRAMQNAMRLGAQGIKIMSAGRLNGIEIARTEWYREGRVPLHTLRADIDYGFSEAETTYGIIGVKVWVYKGDHLGRNDAPVVEEPQDDRRRRPGRPEGRRREGEGRPGGNRRGGAGAGRRAAPGADAKSGE; translated from the coding sequence ATGGGACAGAAGATTCATCCGACTGGCTTCCGCCTGGCTGTCAGCCGTAACTGGGCTTCGCGCTGGTACGCCAGCAACACGAAGTTCGCCGGCATGCTGAAGGAAGACATTGAAGTTCGAGACTTCCTGAAGAAGAAGCTGAAGAACGCATCGGTTGGCCGCGTCGTGATCGAGCGCCCCGCCCGCAATGCACGCATCACCATTTACAGCTCGCGTCCGGGCGTGGTGATCGGCAAAAAGGGTGAGGATATCGAACTGCTCAAGGCTGAACTGCAGCGTCGCATGGGCGTGCCCGTGCACGTGAACATCGAGGAAATCCGCAAGCCGGAAACCGATGCTCAGCTGATCGCCGATTCGATCACCCAGCAGCTCGAGCGCCGCATCATGTTCCGCCGCGCCATGAAGCGCGCCATGCAGAACGCGATGCGCCTGGGCGCCCAGGGTATCAAGATCATGAGCGCCGGCCGTCTGAACGGTATCGAAATCGCACGTACCGAGTGGTACCGCGAAGGCCGTGTGCCCCTGCACACCCTGCGCGCCGACATCGACTACGGCTTCTCCGAAGCAGAAACCACCTACGGCATCATCGGTGTCAAGGTGTGGGTCTACAAGGGTGATCACCTCGGCCGCAACGACGCGCCGGTGGTGGAAGAGCCGCAGGACGACCGTCGTCGTCGCCCGGGTCGTCCGGAAGGCCGCCGCCGTGAAGGCGAAGGCCGTCCGGGTGGCAACCGCCGCGGCGGTGCCGGTGCCGGTCGCCGCGCTGCGCCTGGCGCAGATGCGAAGAGTGGAGAATAA
- the rplP gene encoding 50S ribosomal protein L16 translates to MLQPKRRKYRKEQKGRNTGKATRGNAVSFGEFGLKAMGRGRLTARQIESARRAMTRHIKRGGRIWIRIFPDKPISKKPAEVRMGNGKGNPEYYVAEIQPGKMLYEMDGVSEDLAREAFRLAAAKLPIATNFVVRQVGT, encoded by the coding sequence ATGCTGCAACCTAAGCGCAGAAAATACCGCAAGGAGCAGAAAGGCCGCAACACGGGTAAGGCTACCCGTGGTAACGCCGTGTCTTTCGGCGAATTCGGCCTGAAGGCCATGGGCCGTGGCCGCCTGACCGCTCGTCAGATCGAGTCGGCACGTCGTGCGATGACCCGCCACATCAAGCGTGGCGGCCGCATCTGGATCCGGATTTTCCCGGACAAGCCGATCTCGAAGAAGCCTGCCGAAGTCCGTATGGGTAACGGTAAGGGCAATCCGGAGTACTACGTGGCTGAAATCCAGCCGGGTAAGATGCTGTACGAAATGGATGGCGTGAGCGAAGACCTGGCACGTGAGGCGTTCCGCCTCGCGGCCGCCAAGCTGCCGATCGCCACCAATTTCGTGGTGCGCCAGGTCGGGACGTAA
- the rpmC gene encoding 50S ribosomal protein L29 — protein sequence MKASELRGKDAAGLNQELSELLKAQFSLRMQKATQQLQNTSQLKKVRKDIARVQTVLTQKANAK from the coding sequence ATGAAAGCATCCGAACTTCGCGGCAAGGACGCCGCCGGGCTGAACCAGGAGCTCTCCGAGCTGCTGAAGGCCCAATTTAGCCTGCGCATGCAAAAGGCGACCCAACAGCTGCAGAACACCAGCCAGCTGAAGAAGGTTCGCAAGGACATCGCGCGTGTGCAAACCGTGCTGACTCAAAAGGCAAACGCGAAATGA
- the rpsQ gene encoding 30S ribosomal protein S17 produces MTEAAQTEKSLRRTLVGRVVSDKMDKTVTVLVENRVKHPLYGKYVLRSKKYHAHDEANQYKEGDKVEIQEGRPLSRTKSWVVSRLVEAARVI; encoded by the coding sequence ATGACTGAAGCTGCACAAACGGAAAAGTCGCTTCGCCGTACCCTGGTCGGCCGTGTCGTGAGCGACAAGATGGACAAGACCGTTACGGTCTTGGTGGAAAACCGCGTCAAGCATCCTCTGTACGGCAAGTACGTGCTGCGTTCGAAGAAGTACCACGCACACGACGAAGCCAACCAGTACAAGGAAGGCGACAAGGTCGAGATCCAGGAAGGCCGTCCGCTGTCGCGGACCAAGTCCTGGGTGGTTTCCCGGCTGGTAGAGGCTGCACGCGTCATCTAA
- the rplN gene encoding 50S ribosomal protein L14, with protein sequence MIQTESRLEVADNTGAREVLCIKVLGGSKRRYASVGDIIKVTVKDAAPRGRVKKGDIYNAVVVRTAKGVRRADGSLIKFDGNAAVLLNNKLEPIGTRIFGPVTRELRTERFMKIVSLAPEVL encoded by the coding sequence ATGATTCAGACAGAAAGCCGGCTCGAAGTAGCCGATAACACTGGTGCGCGCGAAGTGCTGTGCATCAAGGTGCTGGGTGGCTCCAAGCGCCGCTACGCAAGCGTTGGCGACATCATCAAGGTGACCGTCAAGGACGCAGCGCCGCGCGGTCGCGTGAAGAAGGGCGACATCTACAACGCCGTCGTCGTGCGTACCGCCAAGGGCGTGCGCCGCGCTGACGGTTCGCTGATCAAGTTCGACGGCAACGCCGCCGTCCTGCTGAACAACAAGCTCGAGCCGATCGGCACCCGTATCTTCGGGCCGGTGACTCGTGAACTCCGTACCGAGCGCTTCATGAAGATCGTGTCGCTCGCTCCGGAAGTGCTGTAA
- the rplX gene encoding 50S ribosomal protein L24: MNKIRKGDEVIVLTGKDKGKRGTVQAVLGDKVAVQGVNIAKKHARPNPMLGTTGGVVDKVMPLHISNVALVDANGKPSRVGIKVEDGKRVRVLKTTGAVVAA, translated from the coding sequence ATGAACAAGATTCGCAAAGGCGACGAAGTCATTGTGCTGACCGGCAAGGACAAGGGCAAGCGCGGTACCGTGCAAGCCGTCCTGGGTGACAAGGTTGCGGTGCAAGGCGTGAACATCGCCAAGAAGCATGCCCGCCCGAACCCGATGCTGGGCACTACCGGTGGTGTGGTCGACAAGGTCATGCCCCTGCATATTTCCAACGTTGCGCTCGTGGATGCCAATGGCAAGCCGTCGCGCGTCGGCATCAAGGTGGAAGACGGCAAGCGCGTGCGCGTGCTGAAGACCACCGGCGCCGTCGTGGCAGCTTGA
- the rplE gene encoding 50S ribosomal protein L5, with the protein MAARLQEFYKEQVVPKLIEQFGYKSVMEVPRITKITLNMGLGEAINDKKIIENAVGDLTKIAGQKPVVTKAKKAIAGFKIRQGYPIGAMVTLRGERMFEFLDRFVTVALPRVRDFRGVSGRSFDGRGNYNIGVKEQIIFPEIEYDKIDALRGLNISITTTAKNDEEAKALLGAFKFPFRN; encoded by the coding sequence ATGGCAGCACGTCTGCAAGAGTTTTACAAAGAACAGGTTGTGCCGAAGCTGATCGAACAGTTCGGCTACAAGTCGGTCATGGAAGTGCCGCGCATCACCAAGATCACCCTGAACATGGGTCTTGGCGAAGCCATCAATGACAAGAAGATCATTGAGAACGCCGTCGGCGACCTGACCAAGATCGCCGGTCAGAAGCCGGTCGTGACGAAGGCCAAGAAGGCTATCGCCGGCTTCAAGATCCGTCAGGGCTACCCCATCGGTGCGATGGTGACCCTGCGCGGCGAGCGCATGTTCGAATTCCTCGATCGTTTCGTTACCGTGGCCCTGCCGCGCGTGCGTGACTTCCGTGGTGTGTCGGGCCGGTCGTTCGACGGTCGTGGCAACTACAACATCGGTGTGAAAGAGCAGATCATTTTCCCCGAAATCGAGTACGACAAGATCGACGCACTGCGTGGTCTGAACATCAGCATCACGACGACGGCAAAGAACGACGAGGAAGCCAAGGCACTCCTCGGTGCGTTCAAGTTCCCGTTCCGCAATTAA
- the rpsN gene encoding 30S ribosomal protein S14: MAKLALIEREKKRAKLVAKYAAKRANLKAIIDDQEKSEEERYSARLELQQLPRNANPTRQRNRCAITGRPRGTFRKFGLARNKIREIAFKGEIPGLTKASW; this comes from the coding sequence GTGGCTAAACTGGCTCTGATTGAACGTGAGAAGAAGCGCGCCAAGCTGGTGGCGAAGTATGCCGCCAAGCGCGCCAACCTCAAGGCCATTATCGATGACCAAGAGAAGTCGGAAGAAGAGCGTTACAGCGCGCGTCTCGAGCTGCAACAGCTCCCGCGCAACGCGAACCCGACTCGCCAGCGTAACCGCTGCGCGATCACCGGTCGTCCCCGCGGTACCTTCCGCAAGTTTGGCCTGGCGCGTAACAAGATCCGCGAAATCGCCTTCAAGGGCGAAATCCCGGGTCTGACGAAAGCCAGCTGGTAA
- the rpsH gene encoding 30S ribosomal protein S8 — protein sequence MSMSDPIADMLTRIRNAQGVQKASVVMPSSKLKVAIAKVLKDEGYIDDYAVQEDGGKAQLSIGLKYYAGRPVIERIERVSKPGLRVYKGRSDIPQVMNGLGVAIISTPQGLMTDRKARATGVGGEVLCYVA from the coding sequence ATGAGCATGAGCGATCCTATCGCCGATATGCTGACGCGCATCCGCAACGCCCAGGGCGTGCAGAAAGCGTCGGTTGTCATGCCGTCGTCGAAGCTGAAAGTGGCAATCGCCAAGGTCCTGAAGGACGAAGGCTACATCGACGACTACGCCGTCCAGGAAGATGGCGGCAAGGCACAACTGAGCATCGGTCTCAAGTACTACGCCGGCCGTCCGGTCATCGAGCGCATTGAGCGCGTCTCGAAGCCCGGCCTGCGCGTGTACAAGGGCCGCAGCGACATCCCGCAAGTGATGAACGGCCTGGGTGTGGCGATCATTTCGACCCCGCAGGGTCTGATGACCGACCGCAAGGCTCGCGCCACTGGCGTGGGCGGCGAAGTTCTCTGCTACGTCGCTTAA
- the rplF gene encoding 50S ribosomal protein L6 produces MSRVGKAPIALPKGAEVNVAAGVLSVKGPLGTLSQPIHSLVKVNVENDTLTFSPADESREANALQGTMRALVANMVKGVTTGFERKLNLVGVGYRAQLQGAALKLQLGFSHDVIHEMPEGVKAETPTQTEIIIKGADKQKVGQVAAEVRAYRPPEPYKGKGVRYSDERVILKETKKK; encoded by the coding sequence ATGTCCCGTGTAGGTAAGGCTCCCATCGCGCTCCCCAAGGGCGCGGAAGTGAACGTGGCGGCTGGCGTGCTCTCCGTAAAGGGCCCGCTCGGTACGCTGTCGCAGCCGATTCACAGCCTGGTCAAGGTCAATGTCGAGAACGACACGCTGACCTTCAGCCCGGCTGACGAATCGCGTGAAGCAAACGCTCTGCAGGGCACCATGCGTGCTCTGGTGGCCAACATGGTCAAGGGCGTAACCACCGGTTTCGAGCGCAAGCTGAACCTCGTCGGCGTGGGCTATCGTGCCCAGCTGCAAGGCGCTGCGCTGAAGCTCCAGCTTGGTTTCTCGCACGACGTGATCCATGAGATGCCGGAAGGCGTGAAGGCGGAAACGCCGACGCAGACCGAGATCATCATCAAGGGTGCGGACAAGCAGAAAGTCGGTCAGGTTGCCGCGGAAGTCCGCGCGTACCGCCCGCCTGAGCCCTACAAGGGCAAGGGTGTGCGTTACTCGGACGAGCGCGTCATCCTGAAGGAAACCAAGAAGAAGTAA
- the rplR gene encoding 50S ribosomal protein L18 has protein sequence MNKKDARLRRARQTRAKIAEMKVNRLTVFRTNSHIYAQVFSECGTKVLASASTAEVEVRKELDGKGATAAAATVVGKRIAEKAKAAGVETVAFDRAGFRFHGRVKALADAAREAGLKF, from the coding sequence ATGAACAAGAAAGACGCTCGTTTGCGCCGTGCACGTCAGACCCGCGCCAAGATCGCGGAGATGAAAGTCAATCGTCTGACCGTGTTCCGTACGAATTCGCATATTTACGCCCAGGTTTTCTCGGAGTGCGGCACCAAGGTGCTGGCTTCCGCGTCGACCGCCGAGGTGGAAGTGCGCAAGGAACTGGATGGCAAGGGCGCTACCGCCGCTGCCGCCACCGTGGTTGGCAAGCGCATCGCCGAGAAGGCGAAGGCTGCCGGCGTGGAAACTGTCGCGTTCGATCGCGCCGGCTTCCGTTTCCATGGCCGCGTCAAGGCCCTGGCAGACGCCGCCCGCGAAGCCGGCCTGAAGTTCTAA
- the rpsE gene encoding 30S ribosomal protein S5: MAKMQAKVQQDERDDGLREKMISVNRVTKVVKGGRILGFAALTVVGDGDGRIGMGKGKAKEVPVAVQKAMDEARRKMVKVSLKNGTLQHEVVGKHGAAKVLMMPAKEGTGVIAGGPMRAIFEVMGVTNVVTKSHGSTNPYNMVRATLDGLQKMSTPGEIAAKRGKSVEDILG, encoded by the coding sequence ATGGCAAAGATGCAAGCAAAAGTCCAACAGGACGAACGCGACGACGGCCTCCGCGAGAAGATGATCTCGGTCAACCGCGTCACCAAGGTGGTGAAGGGTGGCCGGATTCTCGGTTTCGCTGCGCTGACCGTGGTTGGTGACGGCGATGGCCGCATCGGCATGGGCAAGGGCAAGGCTAAGGAAGTGCCGGTTGCTGTTCAGAAGGCAATGGACGAAGCCCGTCGCAAGATGGTCAAGGTCTCGCTGAAGAACGGCACGCTGCAACATGAAGTCGTTGGCAAGCACGGCGCCGCCAAGGTGCTGATGATGCCCGCCAAGGAAGGTACCGGCGTGATCGCCGGCGGCCCGATGCGCGCGATCTTCGAAGTGATGGGCGTCACCAACGTGGTGACCAAGTCGCACGGCTCCACCAACCCGTACAACATGGTTCGTGCCACGCTGGACGGCCTTCAGAAGATGAGCACGCCGGGCGAAATCGCCGCAAAGCGTGGCAAGTCGGTCGAAGACATCCTGGGTTAA
- the rpmD gene encoding 50S ribosomal protein L30 has protein sequence MSQKTVKVQLVRSLIGTREDHRATVRGLGLRRINSVSELQDTPAVRGMINKVSYLVKVLA, from the coding sequence ATGTCGCAGAAAACCGTAAAAGTGCAACTCGTGCGCAGCCTGATCGGCACGCGCGAGGATCATCGCGCCACTGTTCGTGGCCTGGGCCTGCGCCGCATCAACTCGGTGTCGGAGCTGCAGGACACGCCCGCTGTGCGCGGCATGATCAACAAGGTCTCGTACCTGGTCAAGGTTCTGGCCTGA
- the rplO gene encoding 50S ribosomal protein L15 — MQLNNLKPAAGSKHAKRRVGRGIGSGLGKTAGRGHKGQKSRSGGFHKVGFEGGQMPLYRRLPKRGFTSLTKAFNAEVTLRDIERLEAAEVDLLVLKQAGLVGELVKSAKVIKAGELTRKVTIKGLGATAGAKAAIEAAGGQIAA, encoded by the coding sequence ATGCAACTGAACAACCTGAAACCGGCCGCCGGTTCGAAGCACGCCAAGCGTCGCGTCGGTCGCGGTATCGGCTCCGGCCTTGGCAAGACTGCCGGTCGCGGTCACAAGGGTCAGAAGTCGCGTTCGGGCGGCTTCCACAAGGTGGGCTTCGAAGGCGGTCAAATGCCGCTGTATCGTCGCCTGCCCAAGCGCGGCTTCACCTCGCTGACCAAGGCGTTCAACGCCGAAGTCACGCTGCGTGACATCGAGCGCCTGGAAGCGGCCGAAGTCGACCTGCTGGTCCTGAAGCAAGCTGGCCTGGTGGGCGAGCTGGTCAAGAGCGCCAAGGTCATCAAGGCTGGCGAACTGACCCGCAAGGTGACGATCAAGGGTCTGGGCGCCACCGCTGGCGCCAAGGCCGCGATCGAAGCCGCCGGCGGCCAGATCGCAGCCTGA